One window from the genome of Paracoccus zhejiangensis encodes:
- a CDS encoding AI-2E family transporter — MPETTPTAENKDHTDALAQGPLAPRRAVPVATILTVFALAILLAALWVWKGLILLTFAAILVAIALRGGAKLLNRWTGIGVKLGVVLTMALLVLVAFLLMRSIGPAISAQFNELMRGLPAAWQQVSDWLDKSNIGSFIERQLEPSGSSGGSGTTAASGLPGIFSFLTGTITTVFGGVANVVLMLTMAIFLALDGPSYRDGALKLVPIPHRPRARLISDELDISLGRWMAGQAVDMAVVALLTGLGLWLLGMPLAMVLGLIAGLTNIIPYVGPFLSGAPAVLFALTQGVDMAVYVLLLFVAVQQLEGNLLMPLIQKYASDLPPVLSVMGIVAFGGLFGFAGILLATPLVLVLIVLVKRVYIEGILGDAPAPPAQAPAQVGG, encoded by the coding sequence ATGCCCGAGACGACACCGACAGCCGAGAACAAGGACCACACGGATGCGCTCGCACAGGGACCGCTGGCGCCAAGACGGGCGGTGCCGGTCGCGACCATCCTGACCGTCTTCGCGCTCGCGATCCTTCTGGCCGCGCTCTGGGTCTGGAAGGGGCTGATCCTTCTGACCTTCGCCGCCATCCTCGTCGCCATCGCACTCAGGGGCGGGGCGAAGCTGCTCAATCGCTGGACCGGGATCGGCGTCAAGCTGGGCGTGGTGCTGACCATGGCGCTGCTGGTGCTGGTCGCGTTCTTGCTGATGCGCAGCATCGGCCCGGCGATCTCGGCCCAGTTCAACGAGCTGATGCGCGGCCTGCCCGCCGCCTGGCAGCAGGTCAGCGACTGGCTGGACAAAAGCAACATCGGCAGCTTCATCGAGCGGCAGCTGGAACCCTCGGGCAGCTCGGGCGGCAGCGGCACGACCGCGGCCAGCGGTTTGCCCGGCATCTTCAGCTTCCTGACCGGCACCATCACCACGGTCTTCGGCGGCGTTGCCAACGTGGTGCTGATGCTGACCATGGCGATCTTCCTGGCGCTCGATGGCCCAAGCTATCGTGATGGCGCGCTGAAGCTGGTGCCGATTCCCCATCGCCCGAGGGCGCGCTTGATCAGCGACGAGCTCGACATCTCGCTTGGCCGCTGGATGGCGGGACAGGCGGTGGACATGGCGGTGGTGGCGCTGCTGACGGGGTTGGGCCTGTGGCTGCTGGGGATGCCGCTCGCCATGGTGCTGGGGCTGATCGCCGGGCTAACCAACATTATCCCCTATGTCGGGCCGTTCCTGTCAGGCGCGCCTGCGGTGCTGTTCGCGTTGACCCAAGGTGTCGACATGGCGGTCTATGTGCTGCTGCTGTTCGTCGCGGTGCAGCAGCTCGAGGGCAACCTGCTGATGCCGCTGATCCAGAAATACGCCTCGGACCTGCCGCCGGTGCTCAGCGTCATGGGCATCGTCGCCTTCGGCGGGCTGTTCGGCTTTGCCGGCATCCTGCTGGCGACGCCGCTGGTGCTGGTGCTGATCGTGCTGGTCAAGCGGGTCTATATCGAGGGGATTCTGGGCGATGCGCCCGCGCCCCCGGCACAGGCTCCGGCACAGGTGGGCGGATGA
- the fabD gene encoding ACP S-malonyltransferase yields the protein MRAFVFPGQGAQTVGMGRELAEAYPAARDVFDEVDEALGEKLSELIWTGDIDTLTLTQNAQPALMATSMAAFRALESEGINIQDANFVAGHSLGEYSALCAAGALTLADTARLLRLRGLAMQEAVPVGVGAMAAILGLDFEAVEAIARDAAEDEVCQAANDNDPAQVVISGHKAAVERAAVIAKERGAKRALMLPVSAPFHSVLMQPAAAAMADALAGVDIQPPAVPVIANVRAEAVIEPGAIRRLLVEQVTGAVRWRESVANMAEAGVTEFWEIGAGKALSGMIKRIAKDVTVRNIGLPDDVRAVKG from the coding sequence ATGCGTGCATTCGTCTTCCCGGGCCAGGGCGCCCAGACCGTCGGCATGGGCCGCGAACTGGCCGAGGCCTATCCGGCGGCCCGGGATGTCTTTGACGAGGTGGACGAGGCCCTGGGCGAGAAGCTGTCCGAGCTGATCTGGACCGGCGATATCGACACCCTGACGCTGACGCAGAACGCGCAGCCGGCGCTGATGGCGACCTCGATGGCGGCCTTCCGGGCGCTGGAATCCGAGGGCATCAATATCCAGGACGCGAATTTCGTCGCCGGCCATTCGCTGGGGGAATACTCGGCGCTCTGTGCGGCCGGTGCGCTGACGCTGGCGGATACCGCGCGGCTTCTGCGCCTGCGCGGTCTGGCCATGCAGGAGGCGGTGCCGGTGGGTGTGGGGGCGATGGCCGCGATCCTCGGCCTCGATTTCGAGGCGGTCGAGGCGATCGCCCGCGACGCGGCCGAGGACGAGGTCTGCCAGGCCGCCAATGACAATGACCCGGCCCAGGTGGTCATCTCGGGGCACAAGGCGGCGGTGGAACGTGCGGCGGTAATCGCCAAGGAACGCGGTGCCAAGCGGGCGCTGATGCTGCCGGTCTCGGCCCCCTTCCATTCGGTGCTGATGCAGCCGGCGGCGGCGGCCATGGCCGATGCGCTGGCGGGGGTGGATATCCAGCCCCCGGCGGTGCCGGTCATCGCCAATGTCCGCGCCGAGGCGGTGATCGAGCCGGGTGCGATCCGGCGGCTGCTGGTCGAGCAGGTGACCGGCGCGGTGCGCTGGCGGGAATCGGTCGCCAACATGGCCGAGGCCGGCGTGACCGAGTTCTGGGAGATCGGCGCCGGCAAAGCGCTGTCGGGGATGATCAAGCGCATCGCCAAGGATGTGACCGTGCGCAATATCGGCCTGCCCGATGACGTGCGGGCGGTGAAGGGCTGA
- the fabG gene encoding 3-oxoacyl-ACP reductase FabG, whose translation MFDLTGKNALVTGASGGIGGAVAEALHAAGATVALSGTREEPLRELAEKLGSRAHVVPANLSDAEAVVALPKAAAEAMGSVDILVNNAGITRDNLFMRMSDEEWAQVIEVNLTSVFRLSRAVLRGMMKARWGRIVNITSVVGATGNPGQGNYAAAKAGLVGMSKSLAYEVASRGITVNCVAPGFIETAMTDKLNEQQKSAILTQIPAGRMGGPGDIGAAVLYLSSAEAGYVTGATLHVNGGMAMI comes from the coding sequence ATGTTTGACTTGACGGGAAAGAACGCGCTGGTGACCGGCGCATCGGGCGGCATTGGCGGGGCGGTGGCCGAGGCGCTGCACGCGGCGGGCGCCACCGTGGCGCTGTCGGGTACGCGCGAGGAGCCGTTGCGCGAGCTGGCCGAGAAGCTGGGCAGCCGCGCCCATGTGGTGCCGGCGAACCTCTCGGATGCCGAGGCGGTGGTGGCGCTGCCCAAGGCCGCGGCCGAGGCGATGGGTTCGGTCGACATCCTGGTGAACAACGCGGGCATCACCCGCGACAACCTCTTCATGCGCATGTCCGACGAGGAATGGGCGCAGGTGATCGAGGTGAACCTGACCAGCGTCTTCCGGCTCAGCCGCGCCGTGCTACGCGGGATGATGAAGGCGCGCTGGGGCCGCATCGTCAACATCACCTCGGTCGTGGGGGCCACCGGCAATCCCGGGCAGGGCAATTACGCCGCCGCCAAGGCCGGTCTGGTCGGCATGTCGAAATCGCTGGCCTACGAGGTGGCGAGCCGCGGCATCACCGTGAACTGCGTCGCCCCTGGCTTCATCGAGACGGCGATGACCGACAAGCTGAACGAGCAGCAGAAGTCTGCGATCCTGACCCAGATCCCTGCCGGGCGCATGGGCGGGCCGGGCGATATCGGCGCGGCGGTGTTGTATCTCAGCAGCGCCGAGGCCGGATATGTGACCGGCGCGACACTGCATGTGAACGGCGGCATGGCGATGATCTGA
- a CDS encoding sulfotransferase family protein, with product MGFPGVWMTESESMVYRVVPKCACSSIGQIMFYSDHGRYFDGDIHDSTDGLHKWAQDHSQQPIETSVREGRGVSFTCVRNPYARILSSFFDKIAGIQRNGKRYRGKLVPQLIQTYGIEVGSPEDGFDFDQIKSFRRFLLFARDTARWRRPMEPDIHWSSMSGHISTLITNGGHYDQIFFTEKFDEGMQKVLDASETPVKVDVKDVPRFNESEGHGPKRAHKVSDYFDDLSRHLVWEMYSRDFRLFRYDFDDPDNKMPLGEVDLDEVHAKLGR from the coding sequence ATGGGTTTCCCCGGCGTCTGGATGACGGAAAGCGAAAGCATGGTCTATCGGGTCGTCCCGAAATGCGCCTGCTCGTCCATCGGCCAGATCATGTTCTATTCCGATCACGGCCGCTATTTCGACGGCGACATCCATGACTCGACCGATGGGTTGCACAAATGGGCGCAGGATCACAGCCAGCAGCCGATCGAGACCTCCGTGCGCGAGGGTCGCGGGGTCAGCTTTACCTGCGTGCGCAACCCCTATGCCCGCATCCTGTCCTCGTTCTTCGACAAGATCGCCGGCATCCAGCGCAATGGTAAACGCTATCGCGGCAAGCTGGTGCCGCAACTGATCCAGACCTATGGCATCGAGGTCGGCAGCCCCGAGGACGGGTTCGACTTCGACCAGATCAAGTCCTTCCGCCGCTTCCTGCTGTTTGCCCGCGACACCGCCCGCTGGCGCCGGCCGATGGAGCCGGACATCCACTGGTCCTCGATGTCGGGCCATATCTCGACGCTGATCACCAATGGCGGGCATTACGACCAGATCTTCTTCACCGAGAAATTCGACGAGGGCATGCAGAAGGTGCTGGATGCCAGCGAGACCCCGGTCAAGGTCGATGTGAAGGACGTGCCGCGCTTCAACGAATCCGAGGGCCACGGGCCGAAACGCGCCCACAAGGTCAGCGACTATTTCGACGACCTGTCGCGGCACCTGGTCTGGGAAATGTACAGCAGAGATTTCCGGCTGTTCCGCTATGATTTCGACGACCCGGACAACAAGATGCCGCTTGGCGAGGTCGACCTGGACGAGGTTCACGCCAAGCTGGGGCGCTGA
- a CDS encoding matrixin family metalloprotease, whose amino-acid sequence MAYVSNYTALTTGVWRWNKAEKVGTPTVVTYSFLERGELPSFAESPPAQTDAGNQYVPMTTAQRAAIRSAMAQFEAKSGLRFVEVNDPADASIKLHGNRSPDLTSWAYLPPTPTVSGDIHTGDVFVTITYDPNQSWTMSSSRGSSIYTVMMHEIGHAIGLEHPHEGRRLAPSMDNHDYTVMSYDWSWSGDSTGRSRDTLGPLDLQAIRYLYGDSAGYTAVWRTAGQFLDIDGGAGNDSIVTGRAPSLMNGGTGHDRLIGAQFNDTLKGASGNDRLDGGGGQDQLVGHLGVDSLRGGGGDDVLFGVEGNDRLWGDAGNDRLSGGADNDTLEGGDGDDQLTGSAGVDILFGRAGNDRLSGGTGTDTLAGGLGNDQVNGNEGDDRLLGEGGRDSLFGGDGRDRLDGGKDNDRLIGGAGNDRLVGGAGNDRLNGGAGADVFAFAGRFASDVIEDWEDGTDQISLQGYVEFDDFADVAAVARQQGDLVSISLSASEIILISDTLLSELDRSDFVF is encoded by the coding sequence ATGGCCTATGTGAGCAACTACACCGCCCTGACCACCGGGGTGTGGCGCTGGAACAAGGCCGAGAAGGTCGGCACGCCGACGGTCGTGACCTACAGCTTTCTCGAACGCGGGGAACTGCCCAGTTTCGCTGAAAGCCCGCCCGCACAGACCGATGCCGGCAATCAGTATGTCCCCATGACCACGGCGCAGCGCGCGGCCATCCGCAGCGCCATGGCGCAATTCGAGGCGAAGTCGGGCCTGCGCTTTGTCGAGGTGAACGATCCGGCCGATGCCTCGATCAAGCTGCATGGCAACCGCTCGCCCGACCTGACCTCATGGGCCTACCTGCCGCCGACACCGACCGTCAGCGGCGATATCCACACCGGCGATGTCTTCGTCACCATCACCTATGATCCGAACCAATCCTGGACGATGAGTAGCTCGCGCGGCAGTTCGATCTATACCGTCATGATGCACGAGATCGGCCATGCGATCGGGCTGGAGCACCCGCATGAGGGGCGACGGCTGGCGCCCTCGATGGACAACCACGATTACACCGTCATGTCCTATGACTGGAGCTGGTCGGGCGACAGCACCGGGCGGTCGCGCGATACGTTGGGGCCGCTGGACCTGCAGGCGATCCGCTATCTCTATGGCGACAGCGCGGGCTATACCGCCGTCTGGCGCACCGCCGGGCAGTTCCTCGACATCGATGGCGGGGCCGGCAATGACAGCATCGTGACCGGCCGCGCGCCGAGCCTGATGAACGGGGGCACGGGCCATGACCGGCTGATCGGCGCGCAGTTCAACGACACGCTGAAGGGCGCAAGCGGCAATGACCGGCTGGACGGCGGCGGCGGGCAGGATCAGCTGGTCGGGCATCTTGGCGTCGACTCCCTGCGGGGCGGTGGTGGCGATGACGTACTGTTTGGGGTCGAGGGGAATGACCGGCTGTGGGGCGATGCCGGGAATGACAGGCTGAGCGGCGGCGCCGACAATGATACTCTGGAAGGAGGCGACGGCGATGACCAGCTTACGGGATCTGCCGGGGTGGATATTCTGTTTGGTCGCGCCGGCAATGACCGACTGAGCGGCGGAACTGGCACTGATACATTGGCAGGCGGTCTGGGAAACGATCAGGTTAATGGCAACGAGGGCGATGACCGCCTTTTGGGCGAGGGCGGGCGGGACAGCCTGTTCGGCGGCGATGGCCGGGATCGGCTAGATGGTGGGAAAGACAACGACCGGCTGATTGGCGGAGCCGGCAACGACCGGTTGGTTGGCGGAGCCGGTAATGACCGGCTGAATGGCGGGGCCGGGGCGGATGTCTTTGCCTTTGCCGGGCGGTTTGCCTCTGACGTAATCGAGGACTGGGAAGACGGCACCGATCAGATCTCGCTTCAGGGCTATGTGGAGTTTGACGATTTCGCCGATGTCGCGGCGGTTGCGCGCCAGCAGGGCGATCTTGTGTCGATCTCGCTCAGCGCCAGCGAGATCATCCTGATATCTGATACCCTTCTGTCCGAACTGGACCGCAGCGACTTTGTTTTCTGA
- a CDS encoding DUF5928 domain-containing protein: protein MARIAFILLTHKEPEAIIQQATRLTATGDYVAIHFDGRSDPGDFARITEALAGNPGVTFARRRYKCGWGEWSLVAATLSALRAASEDFPLATHFYMLSGDCMPIKSAEEAHEFLDAEDCDYIEAVDFFDGGWIKTGIKDERLTRYHLFNERRNKRLFYASLDLQRRLGIERKVPDDIRMMIGSQWWCLRRQTVEKLLKLCDKRPEIIRFFARTWIPDETFFQTLVPHVVPRDEIRSRTPTFLMFTDYGMPVTFYNDHYDLLVSQDYLFARKISPEAQELKAKLGVLWQAEGTRFAISNEGPGLFRFLAGRGRVGRRFAPRFWEGDAGLGRKHSLRIVVAKKWHVAKRLTAAIREQTDIAAVDYLFNEEAANLPDLGGTENTLAKRHRHRRALLRLLFEQFDSRQLVICLDPSALELISDFSGDRANIRILLIDTQFDDAYVRGHIGRVGLAGKNTSPELIERILPTVRADLEEETERLRDMSYADFHVISAVQDDELNTDAMMAFLDVPPQVAHDLVSTPKLFD, encoded by the coding sequence ATGGCCCGGATCGCCTTCATCCTGCTGACCCATAAAGAGCCCGAGGCCATCATCCAGCAGGCCACGCGGCTGACGGCGACCGGGGATTACGTCGCGATCCATTTCGACGGCCGCTCGGACCCGGGCGATTTCGCCCGCATCACCGAGGCGCTGGCCGGTAATCCCGGCGTCACCTTCGCGCGCCGGCGCTACAAATGCGGCTGGGGCGAATGGTCGCTGGTGGCCGCAACGCTGTCGGCGCTGCGGGCGGCCAGCGAAGATTTTCCGCTGGCCACGCATTTCTACATGCTCTCGGGCGATTGCATGCCGATCAAGTCGGCCGAGGAGGCGCATGAATTCCTCGATGCCGAGGATTGCGACTATATCGAGGCGGTCGATTTCTTCGATGGCGGCTGGATCAAGACCGGCATCAAGGACGAGCGGCTGACCCGCTATCACCTGTTCAACGAGCGCAGGAACAAGCGGCTGTTCTATGCCAGCCTCGATTTGCAGCGCCGGCTGGGGATCGAACGCAAGGTGCCGGATGACATCCGCATGATGATCGGCTCGCAATGGTGGTGCCTGCGCCGCCAGACGGTCGAGAAACTGCTGAAACTCTGCGACAAGCGACCCGAGATCATCCGCTTCTTCGCCCGGACCTGGATTCCCGACGAGACCTTCTTCCAGACGCTGGTGCCCCATGTCGTGCCGCGTGACGAGATCCGCTCGCGCACGCCGACTTTCCTGATGTTCACCGATTACGGAATGCCGGTGACCTTCTACAACGACCATTACGATCTGCTGGTCTCGCAGGACTACCTGTTCGCCCGCAAGATCAGCCCGGAGGCGCAGGAGCTGAAGGCCAAGCTGGGGGTGCTGTGGCAGGCCGAGGGCACGCGCTTTGCCATCTCGAACGAGGGGCCGGGCCTGTTCCGCTTTCTCGCCGGGCGGGGGCGCGTCGGTCGCCGCTTCGCCCCGCGCTTCTGGGAAGGGGATGCCGGACTGGGGCGAAAGCACTCGCTGCGGATCGTCGTGGCGAAGAAATGGCACGTGGCCAAGCGCCTGACCGCCGCCATCCGTGAACAGACCGACATCGCGGCGGTCGATTACCTCTTCAACGAGGAAGCGGCGAACCTGCCCGATCTGGGGGGCACCGAGAATACCCTCGCCAAGCGGCACCGCCACCGCCGCGCGCTGCTGCGACTTCTGTTCGAGCAGTTCGACAGCCGGCAATTGGTGATCTGCCTTGACCCCTCGGCGCTGGAGCTGATCAGCGATTTCAGCGGCGATCGCGCGAATATCCGTATCCTGCTGATCGATACACAGTTCGACGACGCCTATGTGCGCGGCCATATCGGCCGGGTCGGGCTGGCCGGCAAGAACACCTCGCCCGAGCTGATCGAACGCATCCTGCCGACCGTCCGCGCCGATCTGGAAGAAGAGACCGAGCGGCTGAGGGACATGAGCTATGCCGATTTCCATGTCATCTCGGCGGTTCAGGATGACGAGTTGAACACCGATGCGATGATGGCTTTTCTGGATGTGCCGCCGCAGGTCGCGCATGATCTGGTTTCGACGCCGAAGCTTTTTGACTGA
- a CDS encoding histidine triad nucleotide-binding protein: MAPAYDDQNIFARILRGEIPNQTVAENEHALAFRDIAPKAPVHVLVIPKGKYVSFDDFSAKASPEEITGFMRLCAEVAQLEGVTLDGGNGYRAITNAGADGVQEVPHFHLHIMGGRMMGPMVTTRG; the protein is encoded by the coding sequence ATGGCCCCCGCCTATGACGACCAGAACATCTTCGCCCGCATCCTGAGGGGCGAGATCCCGAACCAGACCGTGGCCGAGAACGAGCATGCCTTGGCCTTCCGCGACATCGCGCCCAAGGCGCCGGTGCATGTGCTGGTCATTCCCAAGGGCAAATATGTCAGCTTCGACGATTTCTCGGCCAAGGCCTCGCCCGAGGAAATCACCGGCTTCATGCGGCTCTGCGCCGAGGTGGCACAGCTTGAGGGCGTGACGCTGGACGGCGGCAATGGTTACCGCGCGATCACCAATGCCGGCGCCGATGGCGTGCAGGAGGTGCCGCATTTCCACCTGCATATCATGGGCGGGCGGATGATGGGGCCGATGGTGACCACGCGCGGCTGA
- a CDS encoding ZinT family metal-binding protein — MKPHFLRPISLLATLAMLGMASSAAATESTAEAQSHDHHGHSHADEAAEQIHKGYFKDDQIAARELSDWQGDWQSVYPLLKAGSLDPVMAHKAAHGDKSAEEYRSYYETGYGTDVDRITIDGDRVTFHRASGKFEGRYASDGHEILTYEKGNRGVRFIFEKQEGDAAAPRFIQFSDHRIAPEKADHYHLYWGDDRAEVLAELTNWPTYYPAALSADQIVAEMTAH; from the coding sequence ATGAAACCCCACTTCCTCCGCCCGATCAGCCTTCTTGCAACCCTCGCCATGCTGGGAATGGCCAGCTCCGCCGCGGCGACCGAGAGCACCGCCGAGGCGCAGTCGCACGACCATCACGGCCACAGCCATGCCGACGAGGCCGCCGAGCAGATCCACAAGGGCTATTTCAAGGACGACCAGATCGCCGCGCGCGAGTTGTCAGACTGGCAGGGCGACTGGCAGTCGGTCTATCCGTTGCTGAAGGCCGGAAGCCTCGATCCGGTCATGGCGCACAAGGCGGCGCATGGCGACAAAAGCGCCGAGGAGTATCGCAGCTATTACGAGACCGGCTACGGCACGGATGTTGATCGCATCACCATCGACGGTGACCGCGTCACATTTCATCGCGCATCGGGCAAGTTCGAAGGCCGCTATGCCAGCGACGGGCACGAGATCCTGACCTATGAAAAGGGCAATCGCGGCGTTCGCTTCATCTTCGAGAAGCAGGAGGGCGATGCCGCTGCGCCGCGCTTCATCCAGTTCAGCGATCACCGCATCGCACCCGAAAAGGCCGATCACTATCACCTCTACTGGGGCGATGACCGGGCCGAGGTGCTGGCCGAGCTGACCAACTGGCCGACCTATTATCCGGCCGCGCTGAGCGCCGACCAGATCGTCGCCGAAATGACCGCGCATTGA
- a CDS encoding GFA family protein, producing the protein MTVHTGSCRCGKVRISVTGAPMLTMACHCSGCQRMTASAFSLSSLYHQDVVTIEGETVMGGMQGELQHHCCAFCLSWVFTRADFLGPLVNIRSTMIQGGAAEKPFIECWLEEKLPWVSIGATHAYTQFPPEAEFPALMAEFAQQSGRG; encoded by the coding sequence ATGACCGTTCACACCGGAAGCTGCCGCTGTGGCAAGGTCAGGATCAGCGTAACCGGTGCGCCGATGCTGACCATGGCCTGCCATTGCAGCGGCTGCCAGAGGATGACCGCCAGCGCCTTCTCGCTGTCGAGCCTCTATCATCAGGACGTCGTGACCATCGAGGGCGAAACGGTGATGGGCGGGATGCAGGGCGAGTTGCAGCATCACTGCTGCGCCTTCTGCCTCAGCTGGGTCTTCACCCGCGCCGACTTCCTCGGCCCGCTGGTCAATATCCGCAGCACCATGATCCAGGGCGGCGCAGCCGAGAAACCCTTCATCGAATGCTGGCTCGAGGAAAAGCTGCCCTGGGTCAGCATCGGCGCCACCCATGCCTATACACAGTTTCCGCCCGAGGCCGAGTTTCCCGCGCTGATGGCGGAATTTGCCCAGCAGTCCGGGCGGGGCTGA
- a CDS encoding acyl carrier protein, translated as MSDIADRVKKIVVEHLGVDEDKVVESASFIDDLGADSLDTVELVMAFEEEFGIEIPDDAAETIQTFGDAVTFIKGAV; from the coding sequence ATGAGCGATATCGCTGATCGCGTGAAGAAGATCGTTGTCGAGCATCTCGGCGTCGACGAGGACAAGGTCGTCGAGTCGGCCTCGTTCATCGACGATCTGGGCGCCGACAGCCTCGACACCGTCGAGCTGGTGATGGCCTTCGAGGAAGAGTTCGGCATCGAGATCCCCGATGACGCCGCCGAGACCATCCAGACCTTCGGCGACGCGGTCACCTTCATCAAGGGCGCCGTCTGA
- the ndk gene encoding nucleoside-diphosphate kinase translates to MAIERTLSIIKPDATRRNLTGKINAKFEDAGLRIVAQKRIHLSPAQAGQFYVVHKDRPFYGELVEFMASEPVVVQVLEGENAIAKNREVMGATNPAQADAGTIRKDFALSVGENSVHGSDAPETAKEEIAFFFSGLELVG, encoded by the coding sequence ATGGCGATCGAACGCACGCTTTCCATCATCAAGCCCGACGCGACCCGTCGCAACCTGACCGGCAAGATCAATGCCAAGTTCGAGGATGCCGGCCTGCGCATCGTCGCGCAGAAGCGCATCCACCTGTCGCCCGCCCAGGCCGGCCAGTTCTACGTCGTCCACAAGGACCGCCCCTTCTATGGCGAGCTGGTCGAGTTCATGGCCTCCGAGCCGGTCGTCGTGCAGGTTCTGGAAGGCGAGAACGCCATTGCCAAGAACCGCGAAGTGATGGGCGCCACCAACCCGGCCCAGGCCGATGCCGGCACCATCCGCAAGGACTTCGCCCTCTCGGTCGGCGAGAATTCGGTCCACGGTTCGGACGCCCCGGAAACCGCCAAGGAAGAGATCGCCTTCTTCTTCAGCGGCCTGGAACTGGTCGGCTGA
- a CDS encoding cytochrome b/b6 domain-containing protein produces MGIRNTSRGYGRVARGFHWLMAVLILAAIGLGLYATSLPAASDGDIARLFGVFSIHKTLGVTLLALALLRLGWSLTQPRPAPLHPERRAETLLAATVHWAMYGGMILMPLSGLLRHASAPGDFARILWPFGQRLPGLPVDQTVSAAFSAMHRTGWILLALLIALHMAGVAKHRLIDRDATLARMTGRGDLPEPPVGPRLPGFVAPLLALAIWSAAFTFALTRVPEATAPMPTAPAPVSAAEWQVEEGTLRLSVLQGASPVSGTFAAWTAAIAYDEPSRTGHVEVSIRLDSLSLGAITKTALGPGFLMAEAHPRAIFEADILPEGADHVARGTLQLAGAEVPLTLPFTLTITGDTATMTGQTVLDRRDFGIGAGYADEGTVGFGVTVDVALTAKRQ; encoded by the coding sequence ATGGGCATCCGGAACACCTCGCGCGGCTATGGCCGCGTTGCCCGAGGCTTTCACTGGCTGATGGCGGTGCTGATCCTGGCCGCCATCGGGCTCGGGCTCTATGCCACCAGCCTGCCGGCAGCATCGGACGGCGATATTGCGCGGCTTTTCGGGGTCTTCTCGATCCACAAGACCCTCGGCGTCACCCTGCTGGCGCTGGCGCTGCTGCGGCTTGGCTGGAGCCTGACCCAGCCGCGCCCCGCGCCGCTGCACCCTGAACGCCGGGCCGAGACGCTGCTCGCTGCGACCGTCCACTGGGCGATGTATGGCGGGATGATCCTGATGCCGCTCTCGGGCCTTTTGCGCCATGCCAGCGCGCCGGGGGATTTCGCCCGCATCCTCTGGCCCTTTGGCCAGCGCCTGCCCGGGCTGCCGGTGGACCAGACGGTCAGCGCCGCCTTTTCCGCGATGCACCGGACCGGATGGATATTGCTCGCCCTGCTGATCGCCCTGCATATGGCAGGAGTTGCAAAGCACCGGCTGATCGACCGCGATGCCACGCTGGCGCGGATGACCGGGCGCGGCGACCTGCCCGAGCCGCCCGTCGGTCCCCGCCTGCCCGGCTTCGTCGCGCCGCTGCTGGCGCTGGCGATCTGGAGCGCGGCCTTTACCTTCGCGTTGACCCGCGTGCCCGAGGCGACAGCCCCGATGCCGACCGCGCCCGCCCCCGTAAGCGCCGCCGAATGGCAGGTCGAGGAGGGCACGCTGCGGCTCTCGGTCCTGCAGGGGGCGAGCCCGGTCAGCGGGACCTTCGCCGCCTGGACCGCCGCCATCGCCTATGACGAGCCGAGCCGCACCGGCCATGTCGAGGTTTCGATCCGGCTCGACTCGCTGTCGCTCGGCGCCATCACCAAGACCGCGCTCGGCCCCGGCTTCCTCATGGCCGAGGCCCATCCCCGCGCCATTTTCGAAGCCGATATCCTGCCCGAAGGCGCCGACCACGTCGCCCGAGGGACGCTGCAACTGGCCGGCGCCGAGGTTCCGCTCACCCTGCCCTTCACCCTGACGATCACCGGCGACACGGCGACGATGACCGGCCAGACCGTTCTGGATCGCCGCGATTTCGGCATCGGCGCGGGCTATGCGGATGAGGGGACGGTGGGGTTCGGGGTGACGGTCGACGTGGCGCTGACGGCGAAGCGACAGTAG